From a region of the Cyprinus carpio isolate SPL01 chromosome A18, ASM1834038v1, whole genome shotgun sequence genome:
- the LOC109066280 gene encoding E3 ubiquitin/ISG15 ligase TRIM25-like — protein MGASNDKPLKCPLCYEECREQVTLACAHSFCRACIRELWSGSQTGPYYCPECRYEYQHLPDYTDGASTSTDASNTHWPFGKKLYDLHSKKWHGKRKFSSAFHSATSHNSISHYDSDEDSSTPQKRKAAADECSSGSQSPSVFGGTTSTHDTSSQRTPPETDEITPPQLESPPERNTSSPQQDQHAAASCSDTGSPRTRNTPQGEKNPLPAVSATSHTPGKQKEPLRISATSSDRLSRSSSVPCHYCPSSEQKVAVKTCLVCGASMCSEHLRAHLEKPVFQSHPLVNAVEDVSLWRCQEHQEMNRIYCRSCAVSVCTVCSLVGSHKGHECISIREAEQELRGSLKDEMHKIQNTEKSIQEKLSELSEKKRGVQAGLEDVRAAVLQQYQAMQVALEQEQEQALLCVTQEEDRVLGSIEQQLDTLQGALISSQSILNTLQGMTSAEGASQYQDQAFIMEYSKMAGQLTELSDPVQNLDSPEEMNHNRLDCLNDWTERRLETVLISLPHRDPFRLLYGISPTLDPDTVHPKLLLSDENRTVQYSETQQDYPEQESRFNIFPQVLGSRAIDGGRCYWEVEVPLDEGRWKVGVCDGQIGRKGQKDICRIGFYPNSWCLIYEKGKVEALHDKVASPVCSTELWKIGVLLNFDEGRLSFYSVAREGSLSLLYSFEHTFTEPLYPALAVSKTQIIIFCDIFTKTTDWILILPLLFLLPPTRLSALCIEREPGVSASKPSAPAVVCSIATVDDFQNLQSIQRISLELTTLLAETTC, from the exons GACAGGACCTTATTACTGCCCCGAGTGTAGATACGAGTACCAGCATCTGCCAGACTACACGGACGGAGCGTCAACATCTACAGACGCATCAAACACAC ATTGGCCATTCGGAAAGAAGCTGTACGACCTGCACTCAAAGAAATGGCACGGGAAGAGGAAGTTCAGTTCAGCATTCCACAGTGCAACATCTCATAACTCCATCAGTCACTATGACTCAGATGAAGACTCATCAACACCGCAGAAAAGAAAGGCCGCAGCAGACGAATGCTCTTCTGGAAGCCAGTCTCCATCAGTGTTTGGGGGGACCACCTCTACGCATGACACATCCTCACAACGCACACCTCCAGAAACAGATGAGATCACACCTCCTCAACTAGAATCACCTCCTGAGAGGAACACAAGTTCCCCTCAGCAAGACCAGCATGCTGCGGCTTCCTGCAGTGACACAGGCTCACCCAGGACACGCAACACACCTCAGGGAGAAAAAAACCCATTACCAGCAGTCAGTGCCACCTCTCATACACCTGGAAAGCAGAAAGAGCCCCTCAGGATCTCTGCAACATCATCAGACAGGCTTTCCAGGAGCAGTTCTGTGCCTTGTCATTACTGTCCCAGTTCAGAGCAGAAGGTGGCGGTAAAGACCTGCCTTGTTTGTGGGGCCTCCATGTGCTCCGAGCACCTGCGGGCACACCTGGAGAAGCCGGTGTTCCAGAGCCACCCGCTGGTGAACGCTGTGGAAGATGTGTCTCTCTGGAGATGCCAAGAGCACCAGGAGATGAACCGGATCTACTGTCGATCATGTGCAGTGTCTGTCTGTACTGTGTGTTCCCTGGTCGGGTCGCACAAGGGGCACGAGTGCATCAGCATCCGCGAGGCAGAGCAGGAGCTCAGG GGCTCACTGAAGGATGAGAtgcacaaaatacaaaacaccGAAAAGTCCATTCAGGAAAAACTCTCGGAGCTCAGTGAGAAAAAACGTGGTGTCCAG GCAGGGCTGGAGGACGTGCGGGCGGCCGTATTGCAGCAGTATCAGGCCATGCAGGTGGCTCTGGAGCAAGAGCAGGAGCAGGCATTACTCTGTGTGACCCAGGAAGAGGACCGAGTGCTGGGAAGCATTGAACAGCAGCTGGACACATTACAGGGTGCTTTGATATCTAGCCAGAGCATATTAAACACCCTTCAGGGAATGACCAGTGCTGAAGGGGCATCACAGTACCAGGACCAGGCCTTCATCATG GAATACAGCAAGATGGCAGGACA ACTGACTGAATTGTCTGACCCTGTGCAAAATCTTGACTCTCCTGAAGAGATGAACCATAATCGACTGGACTGTCTCAATGACTGGACTGAAAGGAGACTGGAGACTGTGCTCATATCACTGCCTCATCGAGACCCTTTCAGACTGCTGT ATGGGATAAGCCCCACTCTGGATCCTGATACTGTCCATCCAAAGCTGCTGCTGTCGGATGAGAACAGGACGGTGCAGTACAGCGAGACCCAGCAGGACTACCCCGAGCAGGAGTCACGCTTCAACATTTTCCCTCAGGTGCTGGGCTCTCGTGCCATAGACGGAGGCCGCTGCTACTGGGAAGTGGAGGTCCCTCTAGATGAGGGCCGCTGGAAGGTGGGGGTCTGTGATGGACAGATAGGCAGAAAGGGGCAAAAGGACATCTGCCGTATTGGCTTCTACCCCAATTCTTGGTGTTTAATTTATGAGAAGGGAAAGGTGGAAGCCCTACATGATAAGGTGGCATCACCTGTGTGTTCCACTGAGCTCTGGAAGATTGGGGTGCTGCTGAATTTTGATGAGGGTCGCTTGTCTTTCTATAGCGTGGCCAGGGAGGGATCTCTTTCTTTGCTCTACAGTTTTGAGCATACGTTCACCGAGCCACTATATCCGGCGCTGGCGGTTTCTAAAACTCAGATCATCAtcttttgtgatatatttacCAAGACCACTGACTGGata TTAATACTCCCACTCCTGTTCCTTCTTCCTCCCACACGTCTCAGTGCTTTATGTATTGAAAGAGAGCCTGGGGTTTCGGCTAGCAAGCCCAGCGCCCCTGCTGTTGTGTGCAGCATCGCCACGGTCGATGATTTCCAAAACCTCCAATCTATCCAGCGTATCTCATTAGAGCTGACAACCCTGCTCGCTGAAACCACCTGCTAA